One Epidermidibacterium keratini DNA segment encodes these proteins:
- a CDS encoding acyl-CoA dehydrogenase family protein, which translates to MSNPETSVTPQADPDVVAAVRELFRERSTPEAVSAAEQAGIDSGLWSQVRELGLHLVGVPEESGGSGGTLLDAVAIVHAAGEYAAAVPVAESIHGALLLAAAGADVPDGTITVVPGRVAIGEEAQRVPYGRHADHVVGVTADGEVVLSPVDVVREGVDSAGMASDTLRVGGSVVGRLDNSVDYAALLRAAAMAGAMEATAELTRRYTSEREQFGRPVGTFQAVQQHIVTLAQMAAMSTLNAERAAIAAMRGRASFEIAAAKQVIDKNATTAARAAHQAHGAIGMTQEYRLQQLTRRLYAWRGEYGDEKSLSLAIGAAVAEHGGVHDVVTGGSEIVDVRFGTGEV; encoded by the coding sequence ATGAGCAACCCTGAAACTTCCGTTACACCGCAGGCAGATCCTGACGTCGTCGCGGCGGTTCGTGAGCTGTTTCGAGAGCGCAGTACACCCGAGGCGGTCAGTGCCGCCGAGCAAGCCGGGATCGACAGTGGGCTCTGGAGCCAGGTCCGCGAGCTTGGCCTGCATCTGGTCGGCGTACCCGAGGAGAGCGGTGGCTCGGGCGGCACGTTGCTGGATGCCGTAGCCATCGTGCATGCCGCCGGCGAGTACGCCGCCGCGGTCCCGGTCGCCGAGTCGATCCACGGCGCGCTGCTACTGGCGGCTGCCGGTGCCGACGTACCCGACGGCACGATCACCGTCGTGCCCGGGCGGGTGGCGATAGGTGAGGAAGCGCAGCGCGTTCCGTATGGCCGTCATGCCGACCACGTCGTCGGCGTGACCGCTGACGGCGAGGTCGTGCTCTCGCCGGTTGACGTGGTGCGTGAGGGAGTCGACTCGGCGGGAATGGCCAGCGACACGCTGCGCGTGGGCGGTTCTGTCGTCGGCCGTCTCGATAACTCCGTGGACTACGCCGCGCTGCTGCGGGCGGCCGCGATGGCCGGAGCTATGGAGGCGACGGCCGAGCTGACCCGTCGCTACACCTCCGAGCGGGAGCAGTTTGGCCGCCCGGTGGGGACTTTTCAGGCAGTGCAGCAGCACATCGTCACGCTCGCGCAGATGGCCGCGATGTCGACGCTGAATGCCGAACGTGCTGCGATCGCGGCAATGCGTGGCCGCGCATCATTTGAGATCGCGGCGGCCAAGCAGGTCATCGACAAGAACGCGACGACCGCTGCGCGCGCCGCTCATCAGGCGCACGGCGCGATCGGCATGACGCAGGAATACCGCCTGCAGCAGCTCACCCGCCGGCTCTACGCCTGGCGCGGCGAATACGGCGACGAGAAGTCACTGTCGCTCGCGATCGGTGCGGCTGTTGCCGAGCACGGCGGCGTACACGATGTCGTCACCGGCGGCAGTGAGATCGTTGACGTCAGGTTCGGGACCGGGGAGGTCTGA
- a CDS encoding acyl-CoA dehydrogenase family protein, translating into MRLQPTELTESERELQQEVRSWLRERLPAGSYALGLGMSGDTDPQFSKDLGAKGWLGMALPKEYGGHSRTAVERLVVVEELLAVGAPVGYHWVGDRQSGPSIAKHGNEEMKREILPAIAAGEVSFAIGMSEPDSGSDLASVRTRAEQVEGGWKVNGTKIWTSGAYEATHLLALFRTSEHKHEGLTQFVVRRDSPGLTVNRIPFIDGTRHFCELSFEDVFIPDEMRLGEVGGGWAQNTAELVLERGGVDRWMSIAPLLEHWATSEHVREDSIAQADLGAIVARSWAFRGMSLSVARMVDAGKSPVTEAALIKEMATRFEQESVDALARHYGRMPDLNSDDPHESLLARAILVSPSWSIRGGTNEILRTVIAKGLAKQ; encoded by the coding sequence ATGCGACTACAGCCCACAGAGCTCACCGAATCCGAGCGTGAGCTGCAGCAAGAGGTGCGATCGTGGCTGCGGGAACGGCTGCCGGCCGGCAGCTACGCGCTCGGTCTCGGAATGTCCGGTGACACCGACCCGCAGTTTTCGAAGGATCTCGGTGCCAAGGGGTGGCTCGGGATGGCGCTGCCGAAGGAGTACGGCGGTCATAGCCGCACCGCCGTCGAACGGCTTGTCGTGGTCGAGGAGCTGCTCGCCGTCGGTGCGCCGGTCGGCTATCACTGGGTCGGCGATCGCCAGTCCGGTCCGAGCATTGCCAAGCACGGCAACGAGGAGATGAAGCGCGAGATTCTCCCCGCCATCGCGGCCGGAGAGGTCTCCTTCGCCATCGGCATGTCCGAGCCCGATAGCGGATCGGACCTCGCTTCGGTGCGCACCCGCGCAGAGCAGGTTGAGGGCGGGTGGAAGGTCAACGGCACCAAGATCTGGACGTCGGGCGCCTACGAGGCCACCCACCTGCTGGCGCTGTTTCGGACCTCTGAGCACAAACATGAGGGGCTGACGCAGTTCGTCGTACGCCGTGACTCGCCCGGGCTCACCGTCAACCGCATCCCCTTCATCGACGGCACCCGGCACTTCTGTGAGCTCTCTTTCGAGGATGTCTTCATCCCCGATGAGATGCGCCTGGGTGAGGTCGGTGGCGGTTGGGCGCAGAACACCGCCGAGCTGGTGCTGGAGCGTGGCGGCGTCGACCGCTGGATGTCGATTGCTCCGCTGCTGGAGCACTGGGCCACCTCGGAGCACGTGCGGGAGGACTCGATCGCGCAGGCCGATCTCGGCGCCATCGTGGCGCGCAGCTGGGCGTTCCGCGGCATGTCGCTGTCGGTCGCGCGCATGGTCGACGCCGGGAAGTCGCCGGTCACCGAGGCCGCGCTCATCAAAGAGATGGCGACGCGTTTCGAGCAGGAGAGCGTCGACGCGCTCGCTCGCCACTACGGCCGCATGCCCGACCTGAACTCTGACGACCCCCACGAGTCGCTGCTGGCGCGCGCGATCTTGGTGTCGCCGTCGTGGAGCATCCGCGGCGGGACCAACGAGATCCTGCGCACCGTCATCGCGAAGGGACTGGCGAAGCAATGA